The Calditrichota bacterium genome has a window encoding:
- a CDS encoding cysteine desulfurase: protein MQRIYLDYAATTPVDERVLMSMSEFMLEKFGNPSSLHSYGREARGGIDAARRSIARMLNCRVEEVHFTSGGTEADNLALIGYAKANHHRGEHIVISGVEHSAVRSAAEALSAQGFRIGIAEPDAFGMIAPEAVECALESETILVSVMHANNEVGTINPLGAIGAILKPRGIAFHTDAVQSFGKIPVDVQALGVDMLSLSGHKIYGPKGIGAIYIRDGIQIEPRQLGGHQESGIRPGTENLSGIVGLGVAASLAESAMAEESNRMKSLRDELHARILDHIEDAGLNGHSDARLPGHLNLSFHGIDGEALLVALDLEGVAASSGSACASGSQEPSSTLLAMGVPRELAQASLRLTLGRSTTAEDVGYAARIIVDNVTRLR from the coding sequence CTGCAACGAATATACCTCGATTACGCCGCTACGACTCCGGTCGATGAACGCGTCCTCATGTCTATGAGCGAGTTCATGCTGGAAAAGTTCGGCAATCCATCCTCGCTTCATTCTTACGGACGGGAGGCGCGGGGGGGGATAGATGCCGCGCGTCGGTCGATTGCGCGAATGCTCAATTGTCGGGTGGAGGAGGTTCACTTCACCAGCGGCGGGACCGAAGCCGATAACCTCGCTCTAATAGGATATGCCAAGGCCAACCACCATCGCGGTGAACATATCGTCATAAGCGGCGTTGAGCATTCAGCCGTCAGAAGTGCTGCCGAGGCTCTTTCTGCACAAGGCTTTAGAATCGGTATTGCCGAACCGGATGCATTTGGGATGATCGCTCCCGAAGCCGTTGAATGCGCCCTCGAGTCGGAAACGATCCTCGTCTCGGTGATGCACGCCAATAATGAAGTCGGGACCATCAACCCGCTGGGCGCTATCGGTGCAATCTTGAAGCCGCGGGGGATAGCCTTTCACACTGACGCGGTGCAGTCCTTTGGCAAGATCCCGGTCGATGTGCAAGCCTTGGGAGTGGACATGCTGTCGCTGTCCGGGCACAAGATATACGGGCCGAAAGGCATAGGTGCAATCTACATTCGCGATGGAATTCAAATCGAGCCGCGCCAGTTGGGAGGCCATCAGGAGAGCGGTATCCGTCCGGGTACCGAGAATCTCTCAGGCATTGTCGGACTTGGAGTTGCCGCGTCGCTGGCCGAGTCGGCGATGGCTGAAGAATCGAACCGGATGAAGTCATTACGAGATGAACTTCACGCCCGTATCCTCGATCATATCGAAGATGCCGGACTGAACGGGCACTCTGACGCCAGACTGCCGGGACATCTTAACTTATCCTTCCATGGCATCGATGGGGAGGCGTTATTGGTTGCGCTTGACCTTGAGGGTGTTGCAGCGTCGTCGGGATCAGCCTGTGCATCGGGCAGTCAAGAACCATCATCCACCCTGCTGGCAATGGGAGTCCCCCGGGAGTTGGCTCAGGCGTCGCTTCGCTTGACATTAGGGCGTAGCACAACCGCCGAGGATGTCGGTTATGCCGCACGGATCATTGTCGATAATGTAACCCGACTGCGCCA
- a CDS encoding non-canonical purine NTP pyrophosphatase yields the protein MSLVGGSRRLFVASHNCDKLREIGEILDGSGWEIVFPDQIPPYPEPGESGATLAENALIKAREGYSRSGLLTLADDSGLEVDALDGRPGVRSARYAGKDASYRDNIDLLLLELKGVPPNQRTARFRAVMALVSDAIEQTWEGVVEGRILTAPLGETGFGYDPVFWSVELGCSFAEVPPQVKHTVSHRARALAGLLAHLNAAAR from the coding sequence ATGTCACTTGTCGGAGGATCCCGGCGCCTCTTCGTTGCGTCACATAACTGTGACAAACTACGGGAGATAGGTGAGATACTCGACGGTTCGGGCTGGGAGATCGTCTTTCCGGACCAAATCCCACCGTATCCCGAACCCGGTGAGTCGGGGGCGACACTGGCGGAGAATGCCTTGATCAAGGCCCGCGAAGGATATTCCCGAAGCGGGCTTTTGACTCTTGCCGATGACAGTGGCCTCGAGGTCGATGCCCTTGACGGTCGGCCTGGCGTCCGGTCGGCTCGATATGCCGGGAAGGATGCTTCCTATCGAGACAACATCGACCTCCTTTTGCTGGAACTTAAGGGTGTTCCACCCAACCAGAGAACTGCGCGATTTCGCGCGGTGATGGCATTGGTAAGCGATGCAATCGAACAGACCTGGGAAGGTGTCGTTGAGGGCAGAATCCTGACCGCGCCTCTTGGCGAGACTGGTTTTGGCTACGATCCGGTCTTTTGGTCCGTCGAATTGGGGTGTTCATTCGCCGAAGTACCCCCTCAAGTGAAGCACACCGTGAGTCATCGCGCCCGGGCGCTAGCCGGACTCCTCGCCCACCTGAATGCTGCCGCGCGCTAA
- a CDS encoding T9SS type A sorting domain-containing protein encodes MRHFYLSLITTLAIHLPLYCQTEVSGNVSGNWTRGGAPYIVVNDIIVPAGQALSIEPGVEVRVRPGRRIYIFGRINALGDAERPVVLKCTDRDQHWSGMRIVNSNQDNVLQYCIFEWSRQIANYPDENSRGGALYANSSLVRVENCHFRFCSATGMGGAACFYRTRGSLLGNHFDDNFGFTEIVWVYESDMPAIGNQFINNRGDYGAGLILDGSHSPVENNVFRHNLSGIMTWGGALYLVHGSRSVVRQNLIVDNTGGGVFIGYDAFPLVFEHNTIANNRGHSGIFVVNGGRMIASNSIIWGNGGGDIQLSNGSAQVDYSNVGQTNGVERGEGVINANPLFRNSADGDYRLDLNSPCWNSGDPNAQRDPDGTRADMGRYMGPQGIAYTPLETIDFGLLRRGEEATRNIWITYVEGDLRGILLTLQINPEDSLLSASPAEEIIEVGDTLWINLHVRAPRGALMGRRTRTLGIHVEEHPSPAAEFEIIYRIGPGREPEPHRIPLEPRWSLISTYTPPPDPAFDIVWQDVLSRGNVALIKDGMGRFLVPNQFNNMVDFDVRQGYWVRMSARDTLSITNIPVDFDLPIPLRRGWNLVAYFPEAILPAEEAFQNSQDNIIIAKDASGRFYLPDRGFNMMPDLRRGKGYLVKAREADSLVWFGGQEVNGIPRSPETTPFHAGLEATSTGVDMSLLLEKIDGVPVDGCELVAFVEDERVVGSILLPAREYLAQSQLIGLPIRGDDPTTPEVDGARYGDVIHFRLHAPEGEWTLAADYTTGSSRFEGNELAVAALRVVDKVGALPSGFALSAHPNPFNSSALITFSLDAVASVELGLFDLRGRRWRSVIEGTYPAGMNTLVLEAGELPAGIYLLRLSAGGEQKTAKIALVR; translated from the coding sequence ATGCGTCACTTCTACCTGTCCCTCATCACCACTCTTGCTATCCATTTGCCACTCTACTGCCAGACCGAAGTCTCAGGAAATGTATCCGGCAATTGGACACGCGGCGGTGCGCCCTACATTGTCGTGAACGACATCATTGTGCCTGCCGGACAAGCACTCTCTATCGAACCAGGTGTTGAAGTGCGAGTAAGGCCCGGACGAAGAATCTATATCTTCGGTCGAATCAACGCACTTGGTGATGCCGAGCGACCAGTAGTCTTAAAATGCACTGACCGTGACCAGCACTGGAGCGGAATGCGCATCGTCAATTCCAATCAGGACAATGTTCTACAGTATTGCATTTTTGAGTGGAGTCGCCAGATTGCCAATTATCCAGATGAGAATTCACGAGGAGGCGCACTCTACGCAAATTCCTCACTAGTACGTGTTGAAAATTGTCACTTTCGCTTCTGTAGTGCAACGGGAATGGGTGGAGCCGCCTGTTTCTATCGAACTCGCGGCTCATTATTGGGCAATCACTTCGATGACAATTTTGGCTTCACTGAAATCGTCTGGGTTTACGAATCTGACATGCCTGCGATAGGCAATCAATTCATCAACAACAGAGGCGATTATGGCGCCGGGCTCATCCTCGATGGCAGCCACTCACCGGTAGAGAATAACGTTTTTCGTCACAATCTATCTGGCATTATGACGTGGGGTGGGGCGCTCTATCTGGTTCATGGGTCACGTTCGGTTGTTCGGCAAAACCTCATTGTTGACAACACTGGTGGCGGCGTCTTCATTGGATATGACGCCTTCCCCCTGGTCTTCGAACACAATACCATAGCCAACAACCGTGGGCATAGCGGGATCTTTGTGGTCAATGGAGGACGAATGATCGCCTCCAATTCGATCATATGGGGAAATGGCGGTGGCGACATTCAACTTTCCAACGGCTCGGCGCAAGTTGACTATAGTAATGTCGGACAAACCAACGGTGTGGAACGTGGCGAGGGAGTCATCAACGCCAACCCCCTCTTTCGCAACTCCGCAGATGGTGATTACAGGCTCGATCTCAATTCTCCCTGTTGGAATAGCGGAGATCCAAATGCGCAGCGTGACCCCGATGGAACACGTGCCGATATGGGGCGCTATATGGGGCCGCAAGGAATCGCCTACACGCCTCTTGAGACAATTGATTTTGGACTTTTGAGGAGAGGCGAGGAGGCGACTCGGAATATCTGGATTACATACGTTGAGGGTGATTTGAGGGGAATCCTCCTGACGTTGCAGATAAACCCTGAAGACTCGCTCTTAAGCGCGTCGCCTGCAGAGGAGATTATAGAAGTGGGCGATACGCTTTGGATTAACTTACATGTTAGGGCACCTAGAGGTGCCCTAATGGGACGGCGTACGAGAACTCTTGGCATTCATGTCGAAGAGCATCCGTCGCCTGCGGCAGAATTTGAGATCATATATCGAATTGGCCCCGGACGTGAACCCGAGCCCCACAGAATTCCACTCGAGCCTCGCTGGAGTCTAATATCCACTTATACTCCTCCGCCTGATCCTGCATTTGACATCGTCTGGCAGGATGTTTTATCCCGGGGAAACGTGGCCTTGATCAAGGACGGGATGGGCCGATTCCTGGTGCCGAACCAATTCAACAACATGGTTGATTTCGATGTTCGGCAGGGATACTGGGTGCGGATGAGCGCGCGCGACACCCTCTCCATCACCAACATTCCCGTCGATTTCGACCTGCCGATCCCCCTCAGGCGAGGCTGGAACCTCGTTGCCTACTTTCCGGAAGCCATCCTGCCGGCCGAAGAAGCCTTCCAGAACTCGCAAGACAACATCATTATCGCCAAGGATGCGAGTGGTCGCTTCTACCTGCCCGATCGCGGGTTCAACATGATGCCCGACCTAAGACGGGGAAAAGGTTACCTTGTGAAGGCACGTGAAGCTGATTCGTTGGTCTGGTTTGGCGGACAGGAAGTGAATGGCATTCCAAGAAGCCCGGAGACAACGCCGTTCCATGCAGGCCTCGAAGCGACATCGACAGGTGTCGATATGAGTCTTCTTCTGGAGAAGATCGATGGCGTCCCGGTGGACGGCTGCGAACTGGTTGCATTTGTGGAGGACGAAAGAGTCGTTGGATCGATTCTCCTGCCGGCACGGGAATATCTTGCGCAAAGCCAGTTGATTGGACTTCCTATACGGGGAGACGATCCGACGACGCCCGAAGTTGACGGCGCCCGCTATGGCGATGTGATTCACTTCAGACTGCATGCACCTGAGGGCGAATGGACTTTGGCGGCGGACTACACCACCGGTTCAAGCCGTTTCGAAGGCAACGAACTTGCGGTAGCGGCGCTTCGTGTCGTCGATAAGGTCGGAGCACTTCCATCCGGATTCGCCCTATCGGCCCATCCCAATCCGTTCAATAGTTCTGCGCTCATTACATTCTCGCTTGATGCTGTGGCATCGGTCGAACTTGGTCTCTTCGACCTCAGAGGACGGCGCTGGAGGAGCGTCATTGAAGGCACGTATCCCGCCGGAATGAACACGCTCGTTCTTGAAGCCGGGGAACTTCCGGCCGGCATCTATCTGCTTAGACTAAGCGCCGGCGGTGAACAGAAAACTGCCAAGATCGCATTGGTGCGATAA
- a CDS encoding class I SAM-dependent methyltransferase: MIGLREQPNIVPHKLDIGSSHFKREGFIGLDVLPAKGVDLLGDARRMPFKNSCIDEIYSSYCLEHIFEQLPVLSELHRVCKPGATVILILPHFSNPSYYDDLTHQRLYSTRSFEHYDHDMHTLTGHPNYLPQVNLKTLRAELRWWPPQVVERKGRLKRGILEFANSVINTMANAHPFFCERLWCHWVGGFYEVEFELQVIK, encoded by the coding sequence GTGATCGGACTAAGAGAGCAACCGAACATTGTTCCTCACAAGCTTGACATCGGTTCTTCGCATTTCAAGCGGGAAGGGTTCATCGGGCTCGACGTCCTTCCAGCCAAAGGCGTCGATTTGCTGGGGGATGCCCGTAGAATGCCTTTCAAGAACTCCTGCATTGACGAGATATACTCGAGTTATTGCCTGGAGCACATTTTTGAGCAACTTCCAGTGTTATCGGAACTCCATCGTGTTTGCAAGCCGGGAGCAACGGTAATCTTGATTCTCCCCCACTTCTCCAATCCATCTTACTATGATGACCTGACCCATCAACGACTATACAGCACCCGTAGTTTTGAGCATTATGATCACGACATGCATACCCTGACCGGCCATCCCAACTACCTGCCTCAAGTCAATCTTAAGACGCTTCGAGCAGAACTCAGGTGGTGGCCTCCGCAGGTAGTAGAACGTAAGGGACGCCTTAAGAGAGGAATCCTTGAATTTGCCAATTCCGTTATCAACACTATGGCGAACGCGCATCCATTCTTTTGCGAGCGCCTATGGTGCCATTGGGTAGGAGGGTTCTACGAGGTCGAATTTGAACTGCAAGTGATTAAATAG
- a CDS encoding methyltransferase domain-containing protein, with translation MICLDVGCANHKLPGYIGVDMEAGPEVDIRADLHYLPFKESSVDHFHTRHTLEHVADPHQCIREIYRVAKPESRITIIVPHYSNPAYWADMTHRRPFGVRTFEYYDVDYARRAGYPIYTPDINIKTLNARLTYWPGRIKFHSPLKRTMLRLLDGILSGLANLNPRLCERTWLFWVGGFYEVTFELNPVKRR, from the coding sequence ATGATCTGTCTCGATGTCGGTTGCGCAAACCACAAACTGCCGGGCTACATCGGCGTCGATATGGAGGCGGGCCCCGAAGTCGATATCCGGGCGGACCTCCATTACTTGCCGTTCAAGGAGTCGTCGGTTGATCACTTTCACACCCGGCACACTCTGGAGCATGTTGCCGACCCGCACCAATGCATACGGGAGATCTACCGGGTAGCCAAGCCGGAGAGCCGCATCACGATCATTGTGCCGCACTACTCGAATCCAGCATACTGGGCCGACATGACCCACCGACGGCCGTTCGGGGTGCGGACTTTTGAGTATTATGATGTGGACTATGCTCGGCGAGCGGGCTATCCAATCTATACTCCTGACATCAATATTAAGACGTTGAACGCAAGACTAACCTACTGGCCAGGACGAATCAAGTTCCACTCTCCACTCAAGAGGACGATGCTGCGGCTACTTGACGGTATCCTTTCCGGGTTAGCCAATCTCAATCCTCGGCTCTGTGAAAGAACTTGGCTCTTCTGGGTGGGTGGGTTCTATGAAGTGACTTTTGAATTGAACCCGGTGAAACGTAGGTGA